DNA sequence from the Streptomyces canus genome:
GCCTCGCTGGTGGAGCTGGGCGGACCGGCGAGCCCCATGTTCCACACGTTCCACGCGCGGGACCCGCGGGCCCACGAGACGGTGTACCAGCTGGACGAGGAGCGGACCCGGGCGCTGCTGGAGAAGCACGGGCCGACGGCCCTCGACTGACGGCGACTTGGTTGACTCACGCAAGGGAAGTGGGCTGAAGTGAATCGCACAGCCCCCTACTCGTGAGGAGTTCGACGATGACGTCAGCCGAGGGTCTCGAAGTGCGCACCGCGGCCGGTGCCGTGCGCGGGCGTGCGGAGGGCGGACTGGTGGTCTTCCGGGGGATCCCGTTCGCCGAACCACCGGTCGGGGAGGCCCGGTTCCAGGCGCCGCGGCCCGTGAAGGGCTGGCAGGGGACCCGGGAGGCGTACGACTTCGGCCCCCCGCCCCCGCAGGAGTCGGGCTTTCAGGGCCGGGCCGCCGAACTGCCGGTACCCACCGGGGACGACTGGCTGACGGTCAACGTCTGGACGCCCGGCACGGACCCGTCGGCCCGCCGCCCGGTCATGGTGTGGATCTACGGCGGCGCCTATAAACTGGGTCACGCTGGCAGCCCCGGCTACGACGCCCAGCACCTCGCGCGCGCCGGTGACGTGGTCGTCGTGACCTTCAACTACCGCGTCGGGATCGAGGGGTTCGCCCTGCTGGAGGGGGCGCCCGCGAACCGGGGCCTGCTGGACCAGGTCGCCGCGCTGGAGTGGGTGCGGGACAACATCACGGCGTTCGGCGGGGACCCCGGGCAGGTCACGGTGTTCGGGGGGTCGGCGGGGGCGGGGTCGGTGGCCTCGCTGCTGGCGATGCCGAGCGCGCGGGGACTGTTCGGGCGGGCCGTCGCGCAGAGCGTGCCCGGCACGTACTTCTCCGCCGAACTCGCCCGGGACATCGCGGTGGAGATCGGCAAGGAGGCGGGCCCGGCTCCGACGGCCGCCGCGCTGTCCGCCGTGGAACCGCTCGAACTCCCTTCGGCAGGCGAGCGGTTGAGCCTTCGGATGCGTGAGTACGACGACCGGTGGGGGCAGGTGGCGCCGACCGCCACACCGTTCTCGCCGGTGGTCGACGGCGAGGTGCTGCCGACGACCCCCTGGGAAGCGCTGGCGGCCGGCGCGGCCCGGGACGTGGAGCTGCTCGTCGGGCACAACCGGGACGAGTACCGGCTCTTCCTCGCCCTCGCCGACCGGCTCGGCCGGATAACCGAGGAACAGACGGCCTCGGCCCTGCGCATGTTCGCGCCGGGTCCGGACGGCGAGCGCGCCTACCGCGAGGCCTTCCCGGACGCCACACCGACGGAACTCTACGAACGCGTGCAGACGGACTGGCTGTTCAGCATGCCCACGCTGCGGCTGGCCGAGGCCCAGGTCACGGGCGGCGGCCGCGTCCACCTCTACGAACTGGTTTGGCCCGCACCCGGGATCGGCGGCGTGCTCGGCGCGTGCCACGGGCTGGACATCCCGCTGCTCTTCGGTACGTACGAGGCCGACCTCGGGAATCTGCTGTTCGCCGGGAGCGGGGTGCCCGACGAGGCGAGGGCGCTGACCACGCGCTTCCAGGCGGCGTGGACGGGGTTCGCGCGGACCGGGGATCCGGGGTGGCCGGCGTATGACGCGGCGGGCGGCCGGCTGACCCAGGTCCTGGACGCGGAGCCGGAGGTGCTGCCGTATCCGGAGGAGGTCTCCCGGCGGCTGTGGGAGACGTACGACTTCCGGCCGCTCCCCCTGCTGAAGTAGGTCTCTCGGCCGCTAGAGATTGCCGAGCGGCTCGATGTCCACCTTCACCGGTGTGCCCCACACCCGCAGCACCTCGTAGTCGGTGAACTCGTGCACGAGCCGGTACGCCATCGCGGCGCGCGGGCCCCGGCGCTGCGCGTTGATGTAGAGCTCGGCCTCGTGCCGGTCCCGCCTCGGCGTGCCGCACAGCTGCCACTCCTGACCGGTCCACTGCTCCGGCAGCCAGCGCTGCTGGGGCTGGGGCCGGTCCTCCCGCACCCCGTACCTGGAGGGCGTGGGACCGGCGGTCCTCGGGCGCGCGCCGGGCCCGTTGATCTCGGCACGACGGGCCGCCCGGCGCCGGGTCTCGCACAGCAGACACAGGTCGGGGGCGTTCTCGTCGACCGGGCCGTTCGGATGCTCGGCGCAGCGGGTGGTGGGGGCGGCGGCGGTGACGCTGTCCTCGAGGAGGTCCAGGGCCCGCTTGATGTCCGCCTTCACTTCGTGCAGCTTCGCGTCGGGGGTGTCACCGGTGAGCGACTCACCGTGCTCGCCGAGGAGACGGAGGGCGCGGCCCAGGGCGGTGAGCTGGGCGTGGTTCATGGGATGGCTCCGGTTGTCGCGGGGGCCGGGTTCAGTTGGTGGGGCCGACCTTCAGCACATGCACGGTGACGGTGGGCCCGTCCGGCCGGTACAGCACGCGCCAACTTCCGACGTGCAGCCGGTAGTAGCCGGAGGATCGTCGGCGAGGGCACGTACTGCCACGGCAGTCGCCTTGGCACCTACCGGGTCGAGGACGCGGAGTCGTCGGAACTCGTTCATGGCGTGGTTCTCCCACACCACCGTGTACGTCACGAAGCGGCCTCTCGGCGATCTTCCGCCTCCAACTGCGCCATGAACGCGTCGTGGGACATCGACGGGCCGGCCGGAGCGGCCTCACGAGCGCGCGCCTCGGCGATGTCCGCCTCGTCACGCAGCCGCTGCAGCTCTTCCAGCTCGCTTATCGGGATGAGTGCCGCAGCGGGCTTGCCGTACTCGGTGATCAGAATCTGTTCCTGTCCGTGCCGGACCCGGCCGACCAGTTGGCCGAGCTGGTTGCGGGCTTCGACGAGCGGATACGTGTCCATGGAAAAACTGTACACACCAGCGAGTGTGTGTACTGCCTGCCGCGACAAAGCCAGGCTTGGGTCAGTCGTCATGCGTACGTGCGCTCTTCTCGTTTCAGGGACATTGCGGCTCGGATCTCGTCCGCGCGGGCGTGGATCTCGGGGGCGGGCAGCAGCCAGGCGGGGCGCGCGGGGGCGTATCCGTCTCGGCAACCGCGGCAGACGCCTCCCGGCAGGGCCTCCGGACGCCCGGGCACTCCGCACTCCG
Encoded proteins:
- a CDS encoding carboxylesterase/lipase family protein, with amino-acid sequence MTSAEGLEVRTAAGAVRGRAEGGLVVFRGIPFAEPPVGEARFQAPRPVKGWQGTREAYDFGPPPPQESGFQGRAAELPVPTGDDWLTVNVWTPGTDPSARRPVMVWIYGGAYKLGHAGSPGYDAQHLARAGDVVVVTFNYRVGIEGFALLEGAPANRGLLDQVAALEWVRDNITAFGGDPGQVTVFGGSAGAGSVASLLAMPSARGLFGRAVAQSVPGTYFSAELARDIAVEIGKEAGPAPTAAALSAVEPLELPSAGERLSLRMREYDDRWGQVAPTATPFSPVVDGEVLPTTPWEALAAGAARDVELLVGHNRDEYRLFLALADRLGRITEEQTASALRMFAPGPDGERAYREAFPDATPTELYERVQTDWLFSMPTLRLAEAQVTGGGRVHLYELVWPAPGIGGVLGACHGLDIPLLFGTYEADLGNLLFAGSGVPDEARALTTRFQAAWTGFARTGDPGWPAYDAAGGRLTQVLDAEPEVLPYPEEVSRRLWETYDFRPLPLLK
- a CDS encoding type II toxin-antitoxin system RelE family toxin; amino-acid sequence: MRPLRPARRCPTTRSWRSWRRKIAERPLRDVHGGVGEPRHERVPTTPRPRPGRCQGDCRGSTCPRRRSSGYYRLHVGSWRVLYRPDGPTVTVHVLKVGPTN
- a CDS encoding type II toxin-antitoxin system Phd/YefM family antitoxin codes for the protein MDTYPLVEARNQLGQLVGRVRHGQEQILITEYGKPAAALIPISELEELQRLRDEADIAEARAREAAPAGPSMSHDAFMAQLEAEDRREAAS